A section of the Ruania halotolerans genome encodes:
- a CDS encoding ArsR/SmtB family transcription factor encodes MAKYSRALDDVLVALADPTRRQVIHRLGHGSASVGELARPFPITLPSFMKHLRTLESSGLIRTQKTGRVRTCTLNRDRLDLLNGWLADQRQIWEARTDRLEHLVTPTEDTP; translated from the coding sequence ATGGCTAAGTATTCGCGAGCTCTCGACGACGTGCTCGTCGCTCTCGCTGATCCGACCCGCAGGCAGGTCATCCACCGCCTTGGGCACGGTTCTGCGAGCGTCGGCGAACTCGCGCGCCCGTTCCCCATCACGCTGCCGTCATTCATGAAGCACCTGCGGACCTTGGAATCGAGTGGCCTGATCCGCACGCAGAAGACCGGGCGCGTGCGCACGTGCACGCTCAACCGAGATCGCCTCGACCTTCTCAACGGTTGGCTCGCCGACCAACGTCAGATCTGGGAGGCGCGCACCGACCGCCTCGAACACCTCGTCACCCCTACGGAGGACACACCATGA
- a CDS encoding TetR/AcrR family transcriptional regulator: MADDPDELALPRGIALAWGVAAHPQQRGPKRELSLERIVDTAVELADSGGLDAVSMTAVAKQLGFTTMSLYRYVTSKDDLLLLMGEAALGTPPLSIAEAPAWRDALIQWHRETLALYAAHPWMLDLPISGIPSTPANLSWLDSALSAMAETPLDPLERTAVLLLITGHARWTGQVERGYDDRARAEGVSPDHLDRQVADAISALVTAEQFPALREALDAGVFTADADPLFFGLERLLDGVEQYVESRSSGAPAHVPPPEAVSTDVFPKDSKVREARSVRREAEKAVREANKKLREAVKREREAVSRARERQARESAAH; the protein is encoded by the coding sequence ATGGCCGACGACCCCGATGAGCTCGCCCTCCCTCGTGGCATCGCACTCGCGTGGGGGGTCGCGGCTCATCCGCAGCAACGCGGACCCAAGCGTGAACTCAGCCTGGAGCGCATCGTGGACACCGCCGTCGAACTCGCCGACTCCGGCGGCCTCGACGCCGTCTCAATGACCGCCGTGGCGAAACAACTGGGATTCACCACGATGTCGCTCTACCGCTACGTCACGAGCAAGGACGACCTCCTGCTCCTCATGGGCGAGGCGGCGCTCGGCACTCCTCCCCTGAGCATTGCCGAGGCGCCTGCCTGGCGCGACGCGCTGATCCAGTGGCACCGCGAAACCCTGGCCCTGTACGCCGCCCATCCATGGATGCTCGATCTGCCGATCAGCGGAATCCCCAGCACACCGGCCAATCTCTCCTGGCTGGACTCCGCGCTGAGTGCCATGGCCGAGACCCCGCTCGACCCACTCGAGCGGACCGCCGTGCTGCTGTTGATCACCGGTCACGCCCGATGGACCGGCCAAGTTGAACGCGGGTACGACGACCGAGCGCGTGCGGAGGGTGTCTCGCCGGATCACCTCGACCGGCAGGTGGCCGATGCCATCTCCGCGCTCGTCACGGCCGAGCAATTTCCCGCGCTCCGAGAGGCCCTCGATGCCGGCGTGTTCACGGCTGACGCCGACCCGCTCTTCTTCGGCCTCGAGCGTCTGCTCGACGGTGTCGAGCAATATGTAGAGAGTCGCTCCTCCGGAGCCCCGGCCCACGTGCCACCTCCCGAAGCCGTCAGCACCGACGTCTTCCCGAAAGACTCGAAGGTCCGTGAGGCCCGGTCGGTACGCCGGGAGGCTGAGAAGGCGGTGCGCGAAGCGAATAAGAAGCTCCGCGAGGCCGTCAAGCGGGAGCGTGAGGCAGTCTCGCGCGCCCGGGAACGCCAGGCCCGGGAGTCCGCCGCCCACTGA
- a CDS encoding ABC transporter ATP-binding protein encodes MTECAIATDGLRKEYRGVRRRVAVDGLNLRVPVGGVHGFLGPNGSGKTTTIRMLLGLISADDGEIRIFDKAVPRELPEVIARVGAIVESPKFFPNFTGRQNLELLAGAIGTGRRRVRHVLAQTGLADRAGDRFGTYSLGMKQRLAIAATLLKEPDLLIFDEPTNGLDPAGIHEIRTTMRRLADEGRTVLVSSHILAEVEQIADTVSIIGRGRLIASGSVAEIIGDRAVTVRAVVAEPDRAAQALAAAGLSTRAQDGGLLVEGADDPATVNRLLAEQGIYASELGALRVGLESVFLELTQEVELGRTRRRDRRRGAGEGAA; translated from the coding sequence ATGACGGAGTGCGCGATTGCCACCGACGGCTTGCGCAAGGAGTACCGCGGTGTACGGCGGCGCGTGGCGGTGGACGGTTTGAACCTTCGAGTGCCGGTGGGAGGGGTGCACGGGTTCCTCGGTCCGAACGGATCCGGTAAGACCACCACCATCCGGATGCTGCTGGGCCTGATCAGCGCCGACGACGGTGAGATCCGGATCTTCGACAAGGCGGTACCGCGGGAGCTGCCGGAGGTGATCGCCCGGGTGGGGGCGATTGTGGAGTCGCCGAAGTTCTTTCCGAACTTCACGGGCAGGCAGAACTTGGAGCTGCTTGCCGGGGCGATCGGAACCGGCCGCCGTCGGGTGCGACACGTGCTGGCACAGACGGGGCTGGCCGATCGGGCGGGGGACCGCTTCGGCACCTACTCCCTTGGAATGAAACAGCGGCTGGCGATCGCGGCCACGCTGCTCAAGGAGCCGGATTTGCTCATCTTCGATGAGCCGACCAATGGCCTCGACCCGGCAGGCATCCATGAGATCCGCACCACCATGCGGCGCCTCGCCGACGAGGGCCGCACCGTGCTGGTCAGTAGCCACATCCTGGCGGAGGTCGAGCAGATCGCTGACACCGTCTCCATCATCGGCCGTGGCCGGCTGATCGCATCAGGGTCAGTCGCTGAGATCATCGGCGATCGTGCCGTCACCGTGCGTGCCGTCGTCGCGGAACCGGACCGCGCAGCGCAGGCGCTCGCTGCGGCGGGCCTGAGTACGCGCGCTCAGGATGGTGGGTTGCTCGTCGAGGGGGCTGATGACCCCGCAACGGTGAACCGATTGCTCGCCGAGCAGGGTATCTACGCCAGTGAGCTCGGCGCGCTCCGCGTGGGCCTGGAGTCGGTGTTCCTCGAGCTCACCCAAGAGGTCGAGCTTGGGCGCACGCGGCGTCGAGATCGTCGCCGCGGTGCGGGGGAAGGGGCTGCATGA
- a CDS encoding ABC transporter permease subunit — protein sequence MMLLRTELRRIRLRRLVWLLVIAGTLASLAVVLTSWTAAQPVTDEQRAMAQDAYQRELARWEDEGEEMIAQCLEEQERVSEQDGGEVDFDCDQMEPQPEWFLPPETTLDQHVMGTALPLSTLVLAVVGLAIGTTAVAAEFASGAMGTLLTFQPRRLRIYASKVGAVALATIPLSVLLTGVIGFGTWGAFALRGADSTVSDAMLWIGVRTLAVVPLAAVAGAVLAFLVRSTAIVLAVVAGYAIAVEGILVSTVSTLTPWSVRGNLVGWLQYGNSYWVQICEQQSDGGLRCDGVEQTISFAWSLGYLAVAVVLLVAVGAVVFRRRDIT from the coding sequence ATGATGCTGCTACGTACCGAGTTGCGCCGGATTCGGCTGCGTCGTCTCGTCTGGCTCCTCGTGATCGCCGGCACCCTGGCCAGTCTTGCCGTCGTCCTCACGTCGTGGACGGCTGCCCAGCCGGTGACGGACGAACAACGTGCCATGGCGCAGGATGCGTACCAGCGCGAGCTTGCCCGGTGGGAGGACGAGGGCGAGGAGATGATCGCCCAGTGCCTGGAGGAGCAGGAGAGGGTGTCGGAGCAGGACGGTGGGGAGGTCGACTTCGATTGTGACCAGATGGAGCCGCAACCAGAGTGGTTCCTTCCACCCGAAACCACACTGGACCAGCATGTGATGGGCACTGCACTTCCGCTCAGCACTCTGGTCCTGGCCGTGGTCGGGCTTGCGATCGGCACCACGGCGGTCGCCGCGGAGTTCGCCAGCGGCGCCATGGGCACATTGCTCACCTTCCAGCCACGCCGCCTTCGCATCTACGCGAGCAAGGTGGGCGCCGTAGCCCTCGCGACGATTCCGCTTTCCGTGCTTCTCACCGGGGTCATCGGGTTCGGGACCTGGGGTGCGTTCGCGCTGCGTGGAGCGGACTCCACAGTCTCTGATGCGATGCTCTGGATCGGTGTGAGAACGCTGGCGGTCGTTCCTCTCGCAGCTGTGGCCGGGGCCGTCCTCGCGTTCCTGGTCCGCTCCACTGCCATCGTGTTGGCGGTCGTGGCCGGGTACGCGATTGCTGTCGAAGGGATCCTGGTCTCGACGGTGAGCACCCTGACGCCCTGGTCGGTGCGCGGGAACCTGGTCGGCTGGCTCCAGTACGGCAACAGCTACTGGGTACAGATCTGCGAGCAGCAATCCGATGGCGGTCTACGTTGTGACGGTGTCGAGCAGACCATCTCGTTCGCCTGGAGTCTTGGTTACCTGGCTGTCGCTGTCGTGCTGCTCGTCGCCGTCGGCGCTGTGGTGTTCCGGCGCCGAGATATCACCTGA
- a CDS encoding HU family DNA-binding protein gives MSVNRTDLVAAIAEKAGLTKTDADAALGALQEVLVESLGKGEAVKVTGLLSVERVERAARTGRNPRTGEEIQIPAGYGVKVSAGSALKKAVAK, from the coding sequence GTGTCCGTCAACCGTACCGACCTCGTTGCCGCCATCGCCGAGAAGGCTGGCCTGACCAAGACTGACGCGGACGCCGCTCTGGGCGCACTGCAGGAGGTCCTGGTGGAGTCCCTGGGCAAGGGCGAGGCCGTCAAGGTCACCGGCCTGCTCAGCGTGGAGCGCGTAGAGCGCGCCGCTCGTACCGGCCGCAACCCGCGCACCGGTGAGGAGATTCAGATCCCCGCTGGTTACGGTGTGAAGGTCTCCGCCGGCTCGGCCCTGAAGAAGGCCGTCGCCAAGTGA
- a CDS encoding acyl-CoA dehydrogenase family protein: MALRHDPRFLDSHLLERIRARAADHDRENSFFTEDLGELIAAGYLTAHIPSDLGGGGLTLAQLTREQRALAGAAPATALAVNMHQVWVAVAKIARERGESFLDTGLTEAAAGEILAFGISEPGNDLMLFGSTCDAAPDGEGGYRFTGTKIFTSLAPAWTRLGVFGADTTSPDAPKSVFAFVHRDEVAAGRVEILDDWDTLGQRASQSRTTLLRGAHAPAGQVIRRIDPGPSTDPLIFGIFASFEILLAAVYTGIAERALALAVQAAQQRTSRKNDGAPLAHDPDVRRRVAAAGITLDGVVQQVEALARNVDDQADHGDLWFPRLSALKWRATEVAREVVTASVQVAGGSAYRTGDELGRLYRDVLAGMFHPSSEDSAHGAMANVLLGPLPR, encoded by the coding sequence GTGGCTCTCAGACACGACCCGAGGTTCCTTGATTCCCACCTGCTCGAGCGGATCCGGGCGCGGGCCGCCGATCACGACCGGGAGAATTCCTTCTTCACCGAGGACCTCGGGGAGTTGATCGCCGCTGGCTACCTCACCGCGCACATCCCCTCTGACCTCGGCGGGGGCGGTTTGACCCTCGCCCAACTCACCAGAGAGCAACGCGCTCTCGCCGGGGCAGCGCCCGCCACCGCCTTAGCAGTCAACATGCACCAGGTCTGGGTGGCCGTGGCGAAGATCGCGCGCGAGCGAGGCGAGTCGTTCCTGGATACAGGGCTCACCGAGGCTGCTGCCGGGGAGATCCTCGCCTTCGGCATTTCCGAACCCGGGAACGATCTGATGCTCTTCGGATCCACGTGCGATGCCGCGCCCGACGGCGAAGGCGGGTATCGCTTCACCGGCACCAAGATCTTCACCTCGCTCGCCCCCGCCTGGACCCGCCTCGGCGTATTCGGCGCCGACACCACCAGCCCCGACGCGCCGAAATCGGTGTTCGCGTTCGTGCACCGGGATGAGGTGGCCGCCGGACGGGTGGAAATCCTGGACGACTGGGACACGCTCGGTCAGCGCGCCTCCCAATCGCGGACCACCCTGCTGCGCGGGGCCCACGCGCCGGCCGGGCAGGTGATCCGCCGCATCGACCCTGGTCCGAGCACTGACCCGTTGATCTTCGGCATCTTCGCCTCCTTCGAGATCCTCCTTGCCGCCGTCTACACCGGCATTGCTGAGCGTGCGCTGGCGCTGGCAGTCCAGGCCGCGCAGCAGCGCACGTCCCGCAAAAACGACGGCGCACCGCTGGCTCACGATCCGGACGTGCGCCGTCGTGTCGCCGCAGCAGGCATCACCCTGGATGGCGTGGTGCAGCAGGTCGAGGCCCTCGCCCGGAACGTGGACGATCAGGCTGACCATGGCGACCTGTGGTTTCCGCGGCTCTCGGCGCTGAAGTGGCGGGCGACCGAGGTGGCACGCGAGGTGGTGACGGCGTCGGTGCAGGTGGCCGGCGGCTCCGCCTACCGCACCGGGGACGAGTTGGGCCGGCTGTACCGGGACGTGCTTGCCGGGATGTTCCATCCCAGCAGCGAGGACTCGGCGCACGGCGCGATGGCGAATGTGCTGCTCGGTCCTCTCCCTCGCTGA
- a CDS encoding ABC transporter ATP-binding protein produces MAGSVLQAHDLWGGYPGNPVINGVELTITAGDPPLGIVGPSGVGKTTLARLLRGTERPTRGDVTFNGRSVRRLPRREAKEFRAAVRFQSQDSMTITDPRLTVAANLKEALKIARKAGRTHATTTAELLDAVALPEHFGKRAMITLSGGERQRVALATALATRPELLVLDEPFTAVDPQTRGEMARRLGSIFDRLGTAAVVISHDLELVERMCPSVHFLAEGRFVASGPLGEVFATAEHPAVREMAEAAPLAVQRFG; encoded by the coding sequence ATGGCCGGTTCGGTCCTCCAAGCCCACGACCTCTGGGGCGGATACCCCGGCAACCCGGTGATCAACGGCGTCGAGCTGACGATCACTGCCGGCGACCCGCCGTTGGGCATCGTCGGACCATCCGGCGTCGGGAAGACCACGCTGGCGCGGTTGCTGCGCGGGACGGAACGCCCCACCCGCGGCGACGTCACGTTCAACGGCCGCTCGGTGCGCCGACTCCCCCGCCGGGAGGCCAAGGAGTTCCGCGCTGCCGTACGTTTCCAGTCCCAGGACTCGATGACCATCACCGATCCACGTCTGACCGTGGCCGCCAACCTGAAGGAAGCGCTGAAGATCGCCCGCAAGGCCGGGCGCACGCACGCCACCACGACGGCGGAGCTGCTGGACGCCGTCGCGCTCCCCGAGCACTTCGGCAAGCGCGCAATGATCACGCTCTCCGGCGGCGAGCGCCAACGGGTCGCCCTGGCCACGGCGCTGGCCACCCGGCCGGAGCTGCTGGTTCTCGATGAGCCGTTCACCGCTGTGGACCCGCAGACGCGCGGGGAGATGGCGCGCCGGCTCGGATCGATCTTCGATCGTCTGGGCACCGCTGCCGTGGTCATCTCGCACGATCTTGAGCTGGTGGAACGCATGTGCCCGAGCGTGCATTTCCTCGCAGAGGGCCGGTTCGTGGCCAGCGGCCCCCTCGGCGAGGTGTTCGCCACGGCTGAGCACCCGGCCGTACGGGAGATGGCAGAGGCGGCTCCACTGGCCGTGCAGCGCTTCGGCTGA